A stretch of DNA from Verrucomicrobiia bacterium:
TATCCGCAAGCACCCCGATGGGATAGCTCGGTCCGAAGCAGGCCACCAGCAACACGGTCAATAGGAGTGTGGCCTGTCCAACACCCTGCAAGCGCAGGTCCTTTTGAATCAGCAGGTACAGTGGCAGTAACGCCACCTGGTACAGGTGCGTGAACGCATGCAGAACCCCTGTCAGCCACAGCGTTCGGGCTTGATGCCGCCGGTCGGCCTGTCGAGCGATAGCTCCAGGTTCGAGGGGCTCATCTTGTTGTCCCAGGTCCAGGTTTCTCATTTGTATCGCGAAAGGGCGTGCCACCACGGCCAAAGGACGAGAGCCGTAAAAGCCACCCCACACAGGATGTTGAGTTTCACATTAAAAGCGGGTCTGGGCACGAAGCTCAGGAGTGCCCCAAAAACTGTTCCGGCGACAAAGCCGCCGAAGTGGGCGCGGATGTCCGTCTCGGGGCCGAATCCAAGCAGCACGAACAGCAGCACACCGCCGATAAGCCCGATGACAGCATACTTTGCGCTGTGAACGTCTTTCGGCCCGTGTCTGAAGGATTGAGCCGCTAACAAGCCCAAGGCTCCCATAACCATGCCCGAGGCCCCAAGGCTCCCCGGTCCGGGCGAGAGGAGCCAAACGAGCCCATTGCCGGCGACCCCCGCCAGGTAAGCCCCCAGCAAACCGATACCGGTACCGTAACGGGCCATGGCCAGCCCCAGCAAGGTAAAGCCGAAGATGGCATTGCCAGCCAGGTGGGCCGGGTCGGCATGAAGCCAAATCGAAGTAAACAGACGCCACCATTGGCCATGGCTCACAGCGACACCCTGCATCACGCCAACCGAGCGGAGGTCACGGACCTGCGCATCCAGCCAGTAAAACACGCAGATCAAAAACACCCATGCCAGGCTGGCCCAGTCAAAGAGCACCCGGCCTTGGAACAGGTCCTGACGCCAGCCCCAACGTCGATTCTCAAACTCGTAGAGGCGAATCGCTTCCACTGCTTTCTCATTATCCGGTTCGGGGACCACAAGCTCCCAGGCCCCGGTTTCAGGGGAATGCTCGATGGTGCTTTCGATGCCCTGGCTGATGAGCACCAGGCTCCAGTCCATGGCCTGGCGCCGCGAGCGCGCCGCAATCCGGCCCTGTGCGGACTCATTCATCTATTCAAAATGTAGCGCAGGAGCGGCACAGTAGAAGCTCCTCAGCGTGGAGGCAAGGTAAAGGGCCTCCTCTGCCTCCTCTCCCCCGGCCTAATGACAAAGCCCAAGCAACGAGCCGCCATTCCTGAGTGTAGGAGACAACGTAAGGAGTCTCTGATCAACAGCTTCCAGGTGAAGCAAAGGCCGTCGGCAGCTAATCTTGATCAGAGTAATCGGTTAGTGACGGCGGGCGCGGCCGCCTGAAGGCGGCGTTCCGCATGTCCGGAACGCCGGCTTCAGCCGGCAGCCTCGTCGTCACTGAGGCATTACTGATCAGAGACTCCTTGCGTCGTCTCCTACAAAGGTTTGGAACTCGCCCTATGAGGCAGGCCCCTGGCCTGCAAGACGCAGCGACGGCCTCTTTTCCCAGGCCGCTGGCCTGGGCTGGTATAAACGAGGCCTTTGGCCTCGGGGTCGGCTCATTAGGGTGTCACATAGCGGAAATGGGAGTGGAATTCCATGCATTCTTGAGTGTAAAGGATACTTTTCTTGGAATGCATTTTGCTTTATAGTACCGCGAACCGGCTAACAGCGCCTTTGGGTGCTGAGGTAACAGGCGCAGTCAGACGATTCGTCAAATGAATTGAGATTAAAGACGATGAAAATGATTCAACCCAATTGTCGGGCGCAATTTGCTGCGGAAGACATCGAGTTCATACTTTCTGTGCTCCGTGGCAAAATCGGGACAGCCGAATGCCTGATACAATTGCTTTCGGACGAGGAGTCGAGAGATTTAATCCTGGACGACGAAACTCTGCTTCACGCGTTGCTCGAAAGGCGGGGATGTCTGCGGGTCACCACGCGTTTTTACTTCTACATCCTGGTGCGCCATGTGTTTCGGCGCTCGGATATCCAGGACAGGGGGGTCGCGGATTATGTGGCCGAGGTGCTGGCGGAATTTGCGCGTTCGGAACGGGCTCGGTGCACTGTGCCTGGCCAGGCCAACCCATTGGACTACTTTTTTGAAATGCTCACGGCTCTCAGGACGGCTGATGA
This window harbors:
- a CDS encoding rhomboid family intramembrane serine protease, translating into MNESAQGRIAARSRRQAMDWSLVLISQGIESTIEHSPETGAWELVVPEPDNEKAVEAIRLYEFENRRWGWRQDLFQGRVLFDWASLAWVFLICVFYWLDAQVRDLRSVGVMQGVAVSHGQWWRLFTSIWLHADPAHLAGNAIFGFTLLGLAMARYGTGIGLLGAYLAGVAGNGLVWLLSPGPGSLGASGMVMGALGLLAAQSFRHGPKDVHSAKYAVIGLIGGVLLFVLLGFGPETDIRAHFGGFVAGTVFGALLSFVPRPAFNVKLNILCGVAFTALVLWPWWHALSRYK